Proteins encoded together in one Spodoptera frugiperda isolate SF20-4 chromosome 15, AGI-APGP_CSIRO_Sfru_2.0, whole genome shotgun sequence window:
- the LOC118273980 gene encoding regulator of nonsense transcripts 3B isoform X1, which yields MTEDQDAKDSQSDSGSKTFINKNKDKKTKTQRPLTKIILRRLPPTMTEEAFLEQVSPIPEHDHFYFAKPDPSLGNNLYSRAYINFVNVDDIYLFRDKFDGYVFLDEKGGEYIGIVEYAPFQRIPKKKKKKDPKCGTIESDPIYQDFVESLKKDPETENQPKLEYSYPVNDSNDKKVQSTPLLEYLAARKQDKRGRDERRRRENDKRKMRIERKTKDSIKRPGDISEDENFNDNIDYYDNKYNNHSFWYGEQRIYHKSKVKCAVSKSELKSIHGSDEFISTDSDWDSHFPALSTKTHNTFTLTSGKFCDKKETQEGSQKSGGDTCFKEEETAEGEVKKIKSREWEKEKASDARDDQVKSDGKDGSVFESKSYRDRKTGVNVVSDKKKKPDSDKRDAARDDDQVDDDDLGYKKDKRENTKFSKESPREVKSKKYSDTRKERIKQTEVGKSDKQSAINKIMSSDNKVKSINHDDIKPFTQQPHVKTDDLTKIIEGMDKKVKLSDSKDSNDDSSSKSPSVGVSKMRRNSLESGEMPIKDDLVLKRQNSLDDRSKSTDREGSEEKEKSESGDRRTERRIRNKDRPSLVIYQPGMGKFSKQRLAKEKDAPPPAKSINDSEKKDT from the exons atgaCTGAAGATCAAGATGCAAAAGATTCGCAGTCAGATTCGGGCAGtaaaacctttattaataagaataagGACAAGAAAACAAAAACCCAACGGCCGTTGACCAAA ATCATTCTTCGGCGGTTACCGCCTACTATGACTGAGGAGGCGTTTTTGGAGCAGGTTTCGCCTATACCTGAACATGACCATTTCTATTTTGCTAAGCCAGACCCTTCGCTTGGCAATAACCTATATTCCAGAGCTTACATAAACTTCGTTAATGTTGatgatatttacttatttagagATAAATTCGATGGATATGTATTTCTGGATGAAAAAG gTGGTGAGTATATAGGAATCGTGGAGTATGCCCCGTTCCAAAGAATACctaagaaaaaaaagaagaaagaccCCAAATGTGGTACCATAGAGAGCGACCCCATCTATCAAGATTTTGTTGAAAGTCTCAAAAAAGATCCTGAGACTGAAAATCAACCAAAACTTGAATATTCTTATCCTGTTAATGATT CGAATGACAAGAAAGTCCAATCAACTCCTTTGCTGGAATACCTGGCTGCTCGGAAGCAGGATAAGCGAGGGAGAGATGAGCGTCGCAGGAGAGAGAATGACAAGAGGAAAATGAGGATAGAAAGGAAAACCAAAGACTCTATTAAG AGACCCGGCGATATATCAGAGGATGAGAACTTCAATGACAATATAGATTACTATGACAACAAATATAACAATCACAGTTTCTGGTACGGAGAGCAAAGAATATATCATAAAAGTAAAGTGAAATGTGCAGTCTCCAAGTCTGAACTAAAGAGTATCCATGGTTCTGATGAGTTTATCAGCACTGACTCTGACTGGGACAGCCACTTCCCCGCCCTGTCTACCAAGACCCACAACACATTCACACTCACCTCTGGTAAATTCTGTGACAAGAAAGAAACACAAGAAGGTAGCCAGAAAAGTGGTGGTGACACCTGTTTCAAG gAGGAAGAGACTGCAGAAGGTGAAGTTAAGAAGATCAAATCCCGGGAATGGGAAAAGGAAAAAGCAAGTGATGCCAGGGATGACCAGGTGAAGTCTGATGGGAAAGATGGATCTGTATTCGAATCTAAATCTTATAGAGACCGCAAGACTGGTGTTAATGTTGTAAGTGACAAGAAGAAAAAACCTGATTCTGATAAAAGAGATGCAGCCAGGGACGACGACCAAGTCGACGACGACGACTTGGGATACAAGAAAGATAAACGGGAGAATACTAAATTCAGCAAGGAGTCACCCCGCGAGGTGAAGAGTAAAAAGTATAGTGACACTAGAAAGGAGAGAATAAAACAAACTGAAGTTGGGAAATCAGACAAACAATCAGCCATAAACAAAATCATGTCTTCTGACAATAAAGTGAAGTCTATAAATCATGACGACATCAAACCGTTCACGCAACAGCCGCACGTAAAGACTGACGACTTGACTAAGATCATCGAGGGGATGGACAAGAAAGTGAAGCTCAGCGATAGTAAGGACTCCAATGATGACTCTTCCTCTAAGAGCCCATCTGTAGGTGTGTCAAAGATGAGGAGGAATAGCTTGGAGTCTGGGGAAATGCCTATCAAGGATGACTTAGTGTTGAAAAGGCAAAATTCTCTGGACGACAGAAGCAAATCCACTGACAGGGAGGGTTCAGAGGAGAAAGAGAAGAGTGAGAGTGGTGATCGTCGTACGGAAAGGAGAATTAGGAataag GATCGTCCAAGCCTCGTGATCTACCAGCCGGGAATGGGGAAGTTCAGCAAGCAGCGCCTGGCCAAGGAGAAGgacgcgccgccgcccgccaaAAGTATAAACGATAGTGAGAAGAAAGACACCTGA
- the LOC118273980 gene encoding regulator of nonsense transcripts 3B isoform X2 encodes MTEDQDAKDSQSDSGSKTFINKNKDKKTKTQRPLTKIILRRLPPTMTEEAFLEQVSPIPEHDHFYFAKPDPSLGNNLYSRAYINFVNVDDIYLFRDKFDGYVFLDEKGGEYIGIVEYAPFQRIPKKKKKKDPKCGTIESDPIYQDFVESLKKDPETENQPKLEYSYPVNDSNDKKVQSTPLLEYLAARKQDKRGRDERRRRENDKRKMRIERKTKDSIKEEETAEGEVKKIKSREWEKEKASDARDDQVKSDGKDGSVFESKSYRDRKTGVNVVSDKKKKPDSDKRDAARDDDQVDDDDLGYKKDKRENTKFSKESPREVKSKKYSDTRKERIKQTEVGKSDKQSAINKIMSSDNKVKSINHDDIKPFTQQPHVKTDDLTKIIEGMDKKVKLSDSKDSNDDSSSKSPSVGVSKMRRNSLESGEMPIKDDLVLKRQNSLDDRSKSTDREGSEEKEKSESGDRRTERRIRNKDRPSLVIYQPGMGKFSKQRLAKEKDAPPPAKSINDSEKKDT; translated from the exons atgaCTGAAGATCAAGATGCAAAAGATTCGCAGTCAGATTCGGGCAGtaaaacctttattaataagaataagGACAAGAAAACAAAAACCCAACGGCCGTTGACCAAA ATCATTCTTCGGCGGTTACCGCCTACTATGACTGAGGAGGCGTTTTTGGAGCAGGTTTCGCCTATACCTGAACATGACCATTTCTATTTTGCTAAGCCAGACCCTTCGCTTGGCAATAACCTATATTCCAGAGCTTACATAAACTTCGTTAATGTTGatgatatttacttatttagagATAAATTCGATGGATATGTATTTCTGGATGAAAAAG gTGGTGAGTATATAGGAATCGTGGAGTATGCCCCGTTCCAAAGAATACctaagaaaaaaaagaagaaagaccCCAAATGTGGTACCATAGAGAGCGACCCCATCTATCAAGATTTTGTTGAAAGTCTCAAAAAAGATCCTGAGACTGAAAATCAACCAAAACTTGAATATTCTTATCCTGTTAATGATT CGAATGACAAGAAAGTCCAATCAACTCCTTTGCTGGAATACCTGGCTGCTCGGAAGCAGGATAAGCGAGGGAGAGATGAGCGTCGCAGGAGAGAGAATGACAAGAGGAAAATGAGGATAGAAAGGAAAACCAAAGACTCTATTAAG gAGGAAGAGACTGCAGAAGGTGAAGTTAAGAAGATCAAATCCCGGGAATGGGAAAAGGAAAAAGCAAGTGATGCCAGGGATGACCAGGTGAAGTCTGATGGGAAAGATGGATCTGTATTCGAATCTAAATCTTATAGAGACCGCAAGACTGGTGTTAATGTTGTAAGTGACAAGAAGAAAAAACCTGATTCTGATAAAAGAGATGCAGCCAGGGACGACGACCAAGTCGACGACGACGACTTGGGATACAAGAAAGATAAACGGGAGAATACTAAATTCAGCAAGGAGTCACCCCGCGAGGTGAAGAGTAAAAAGTATAGTGACACTAGAAAGGAGAGAATAAAACAAACTGAAGTTGGGAAATCAGACAAACAATCAGCCATAAACAAAATCATGTCTTCTGACAATAAAGTGAAGTCTATAAATCATGACGACATCAAACCGTTCACGCAACAGCCGCACGTAAAGACTGACGACTTGACTAAGATCATCGAGGGGATGGACAAGAAAGTGAAGCTCAGCGATAGTAAGGACTCCAATGATGACTCTTCCTCTAAGAGCCCATCTGTAGGTGTGTCAAAGATGAGGAGGAATAGCTTGGAGTCTGGGGAAATGCCTATCAAGGATGACTTAGTGTTGAAAAGGCAAAATTCTCTGGACGACAGAAGCAAATCCACTGACAGGGAGGGTTCAGAGGAGAAAGAGAAGAGTGAGAGTGGTGATCGTCGTACGGAAAGGAGAATTAGGAataag GATCGTCCAAGCCTCGTGATCTACCAGCCGGGAATGGGGAAGTTCAGCAAGCAGCGCCTGGCCAAGGAGAAGgacgcgccgccgcccgccaaAAGTATAAACGATAGTGAGAAGAAAGACACCTGA
- the LOC118275144 gene encoding leucine-rich repeat-containing protein let-4 gives MDRIFEKLFLAALLCVCSTQGKEMTEIEALGAQPTHCTYEYAFEMYGAHCAGRRLSKVPKLRGGIEILDFSDNKLQEITADTLSGYTSIKFLYLADNHIYLIEEDALTSFTDLQTLDLTNNVILELPNSIFSLPSLRKLYLRGNPIFYKNMNALTIVKPIKAPLELLDISDCKIRELPDWGYLPQLQTYNISHNPLASLNTHHFASMCNLNKVDLTESLNSLKLCGIRSTILWFQQKRIFFQLEDYSKLNTREFENCPVPKDDGSHNATFHQCKAEYLQVQSIRTSRRTWLTIGGGLAGFLVGFILLLYVMHRHNVRQTKTTAEKIKHATPADADRNASAVLLSDVA, from the exons ATGGACAG AATATTTGAGAAACTGTTTCTGGCGGCTCTGTTGTGTGTATGCAGCACACAAGGCAAGGAAATGACAGAGATCGAGGCGTTGGGCGCGCAGCCCACACACTGCACCTACGAATACGCGTTCGAAATGTACGGCGCACACTGCGCGGGCCGGCGCCTCAGCAAGGTACCCAAACTGAGGGGTGGCATTGAG ATCCTGGACTTTAGCGACAACAAGCTGCAGGAGATTACTGCCGACACGCTGTCTGGTTACACGAGCATCAAGTTCCTGTACCTCGCAGACAACCACATCTACCTCATAGAGGAGGACGCACTCACGTCCTTCACAGACCTGCAGACGTTGGACCTCACCAACAACGTCATACTGGAACTGCCCAACTCAATATTCTCACTACCATCCCTTAGGAAACTGTACCTGAGAGGAAATCcgattttctacaaaaatatgaaCGCCCTCACAATAGTGAAGCCGATTAAAGCGCCACTGGAGCTCTTGGACATATCAGACTGCAAGATACGAGAACTGCCGGATTGGGGCTACCTGCCGCAGCTGCAGACCTACAACATATCACACAATCCACTCGCGTCTCTCAACACGCACCACTTCGCTTCCATGTGCAACCTAAACAAAGTGGACCTGACCGAATCATTAAATAGCTTGAAGCTGTGCGGCATCAGATCCACAATTCTATGGTTCCAACAGAAGAGAATATTTTTCCAGTTGGAAGATTATTCTAAACTCAATACTAGAG aGTTTGAAAACTGTCCGGTACCAAAAGACGATGGATCTCACAACGCCACCTTTCATCAATGTAAAGCAGAATATTTGCAG GTGCAAAGTATAAGGACGTCGCGCCGCACGTGGCTGACGATAGGCGGCGGGCTGGCGGGCTTCCTCGTCGGCTTCATCCTGCTGCTGTACGTGATGCACCGGCACAACGTGCGGCAGACCAAGACCACGGCCGAGAAGATCAAGCACGCTACTCCGGCCGACGCAGACAGGAACGCCAGCGCCGTGCTCCTTAGCGACGTCGCGTAG
- the LOC118272553 gene encoding E3 ubiquitin-protein ligase MSL2 has product MNATSLYVSTCRLIILADAADKSSWTDLFRLVPYLRQSLSCTVCGNLLKEPYTPTSASCQHHVCKKCKGGRKKLKPSCSWCKDYESYGENLQLRILLQCYKKLCEYFMGTDVYKTLLDEDEIAAGVNGGTVASSGLIDLIQEGAGFSDDYKSTAGLSKSAYSILPCVYTNSAGTQTHAASSSHNSESRSSKGSPNSRSTSNGSPLYSVMYAGSGNKITIKRKNVDDLDAHESGSSRESKSSQLGFKKPSNRSRSSASSKRKGCRCGNATATPGKLTCCGQRCPCYVESKPCTECKCKGCRNPHRPDGMKVRPHIPQLDNIQLTLNTNPETSPSCSGSLDSLDTDTLTMEAMEESLNYSADFKSSNIKVYTSQLQEVSPSLPATIMMDEEFAGSGEEELSSPHEYTLASPTDMHDMNDMQEMHDMHDMHDMHEMQDMHEMHDIDDMQDLDEQEQSPQSPASQDANSDIEVDV; this is encoded by the exons atgaatgccaCTAGTTTATATGTTTCTACGTGTCGATTAATAATCTTAGCTGACGCAGCAGATAAGTCGTCGTGgactgatttatttcgtttagTTCCTTATTTACGACAATCTTTATCTTGTACAGTGTGTGGAAACTTATTAAAAGAACCTTATACGCCAACAAGCGCCAGTTGCCAACATCATGTTTGCAAAAAATGTAAAGGTGGACGTAAAAAGCTAAAACCTTCTTGTAGTTGGTGTAAAGATTATGAAAGTTATGGTGAGAACTTGCAATTACGCATACTCCTGCAGTGTTACAAGAAATTGTGCGAGTATTTCATGGGTACGGACGTGTACAAGACGTTGCTGGACGAGGATGAAATTGCTGCAGGAGTTAACGGTGGCACTGTTGCCAGTTCAGGGTTAATTGACTTAATACAAGAAGGTGCTGGTTTTTCTGATGACTACAAGAGCACAGCGGGTCTGTCTAAGTCGGCGTACAGCATCCTGCCATGCGTGTACACCAACTCAGCAGGCACACAAACCCATGCTGCATCAAGTTCACACAACTCGGAAAGCCGATCATCCAAAGGTTCACCAAACTCTAGATCAACATCGAATGGGTCTCCATTGTACTCAGTTATGTACGCAGGCtctggaaataaaattactattaagaGAAAGAATGTTGATGACTTAGATGCACATGAATCAGGGTCGAGTCGGGAAAGTaaa tcAAGCCAATTAGGTTTTAAGAAACCCTCAAACAGGTCTCGTAGTTCAGCTAGCAGTAAGAGAAAAGGTTGTAGATGTGGTAATGCCACAGCCACTCCGGGCAAACTAACATGTTGTGGGCAGCGGTGTCCGTGTTATGTTGAGAGTAAGCCATGCACAGAGTGCAAGTGTAAAGGATGTAGGAATCCTCACAGACCTGATGGGATGAAG GTACGGCCACATATACCTCAGTTAGACAATATACAGCTTACACTCAATACAAATCCTGAGACTTCACCATCATGTTCCGGTTCTCTGGACAGCCTAGATACTGACACTCTCACCATGGAAGCTATGGAGGAATCACTCAATTATTCTGCTGACTTCAAATCTTCCAATATCAAAG TGTACACAAGTCAGTTACAAGAAGTGTCTCCGTCACTACCAGCCACTATAATGATGGACGAAGAGTTTGCAGGCTCAGGGGAGGAGGAACTGAGTTCGCCGCATGAGTACACACTCGCCTCCCCGACTGATATGCACGATATGAATGACATGCAGGAGATGCACGATATGCACGATATGCATGATATGCACGAGATGCAGGACATGCATGAGATGCACGACATCGACGACATGCAAGACTTGGACGAGCAGGAGCAGTCGCCGCAGTCGCCGGCGTCGCAGGACGCGAACAGCGACATCGAGGTGGACGTATGA
- the LOC118272576 gene encoding uncharacterized protein LOC118272576 produces MNKSTWKCILSAGSSKVFDFGLKMLEINIFRNVEPDTAINEVLFYGAGDEKQVKKVAQNNLFCIRFIIVNASETVDVCVPNLSSETLAKCLVSVHQNNKVKIRIAIHNSDDDDLENLQLFAENGVEVKVLSPEVRLEHEFVLVDARAAGEAVAALGALDLEPDCLASDATLLTSEPSVLAALHREFERVWNSDSDMTRVHCD; encoded by the coding sequence ATGAATAAATCAACATGGAAATGTATACTGAGCGCTGGATCGTCGAAAGTTTTTGACTTCGGCTTGAAGATGCTGGagataaatattttcagaaacGTGGAGCCGGACACTGCGATCAATGAAGTATTGTTCTATGGAGCCGGGGACGAGAAGCAGGTGAAGAAAGTAGCGCAGAACAATCTTTTTTGTATTCGGTTCATCATTGTAAACGCCAGTGAGACAGTAGACGTCTGCGTGCCCAATCTCAGCAGCGAGACCCTCGCCAAGTGTCTGGTGTCAGTccatcaaaacaataaagtgaAAATCAGAATTGCGATACACAACAGCGACGATGACGACTTGGAGAACCTGCAGTTGTTTGCCGAGAATGGTGTGGAAGTGAAGGTGCTGAGCCCGGAGGTGCGGCTGGAGCACGAGTTCGTGCTGGTGGACGCGCGCGCGGCGGGCGAGGCGGTGGCGGCGCTGGGCGCGCTCGACCTGGAGCCCGACTGCCTCGCCAGCGACGCCACGCTGCTCACCTCCGAGCCCAGCGTGCTCGCCGCGCTGCATCGGGAGTTCGAACGAGTCTGGAACTCCGACTCCGATATGACACGTGTGCACTGCGACTAA
- the LOC118272564 gene encoding proteoglycan 4 isoform X1 yields the protein MSLPRIRKVVASEDGPLARGSVAKASGDSVACTVHTDPEPLRSRSKNKIPKSVRYDLENALVSLCDVWFEEIKPHLVRNNIKLHVHGSTAGGDHERVPAPEPAPPSPTEPAAPGCSHLDPGAASDHHPRRSASSAGFCSTLPTASRARCARLHMPSRRRPLSPLLSVPQTPHECAQTQSHNCEEKKLERPRNRRRHRRSQAEAQPSPTRRVPRLCHTYRAQPAQPSPPSAPSQSRDHYFRFIVPRHVMKNKSTQTKPSSPSVSRGCQYRAPNTPRSPLPRGTNSRSRAPAVCSPRSPHVRSPVVHSPVIRCEISSRSNPRNLSSHNPDPNPGPRKQGSFSPSRPTLAPTSPECATAKPSLPRIDVCRLKRPERTVAEDLPLFQDDLIDIIGESNDMRLRLLCSSTNSPKREDHPSCMTLFRPDRQARPGGLKKIPPWR from the exons ATGTCACTGCCACGGATACGTAAAGTGGTCGCCAGCGAAGACGGACCACTCGCTCGTGGTTCCGTCGCCAAGGCGTCCGGTGACTCCGTCGCATGCACTGTCCACACAGACCCGGAACCGTTACGAAGCAggagcaaaaataaaatacccaaAAGTGTGCGCTACGATTTGGAGAACGCTTTAGTTAGT TTATGTGACGTGTGGTTTGAGGAGATCAAGCCGCACCTGGTCCGCAACAATATAAAGCTCCACGTGCACGGTAGCACCGCGGGCGGGGACCACGAGCGCGTGCCGGCGCCCGAGCCCGCGCCGCCGTCGCCCACCGAGCCCGCAGCGCCCGGCTGCTCTCACCTCGACCCAGGTGCTGCCTCCGAT CATCATCCGCGCCGGAGTGCGAGCTCTGCCGGCTTCTGCTCAACGCTGCCAACTGCATCGAGAGCGCGGTGTGCCAGGCTGCACATGCCCAGCCGTCGTCGCCCCCTGTCGCCGCTGCTATCAGTGCCACAGACTCCTCACGAATGCGCACAG ACTCAATCGCACAATTGTGAAGAGAAGAAGCTGGAGCGGCCACGCAACCGTAGGAGACATCGCAGATCCCAGGCCGAGGCCCAGCCCTCACCGACCCGGCGCGTGCCCAGGCTGTGCCACACGTACCGCGCGCAGCCCGCGCAGCCATCGCCGCCCTCGGCACCGTCGCAGTCTCGCGACCATTAT tTTCGATTTATCGTGCCACGTCACGTGATGAAGAATAAGAGCACTCAAACAAAGCCATCGTCACCAAGCGTGAGCAGAGGGTGTCAGTATAGGGCTCCGAACACGCCCCGGAGCCCGCTGCCGCGAGGTACAAACTCGCGGAGCCGCGCACCGGCCGTCTGCTCGCCACGCAGCCCCCATGTTCGCAGCCCTGTTGTTCACAGCCCTGTCATTCGCTGCGAAATCTCAAGCCGCTCTAATCCGCGCAATTTAAGTTCACACAACCCAGATCCCAATCCAGGCCCACGCAAACAAGGCTCCTTCAGCCCCAGTAGGCCCACTCTCGCGCCGACCAGCCCTGAGTGTGCCACTGCCAAGCCGTCTCTGCCGCGAATTGATGTCTGTCGACTGAAGCGGCCAGAACGAACTGTCGCAGAGGATCTTCCCTTGTTCCAGGAT GATTTAATAGATATTATAGGAGAAAGCAATGATATGAGGTTAAGGTTGCTGTGTAGCAGTACTAACAGTCCTAAGAGGGAGGACCACCCTTCGTGCATGACCTTGTTTCGCCCCGACCGACAAGCGAGGCCTGGTGGTCTGAAGAAGATACCTCCTTGGAGATAA
- the LOC118272564 gene encoding proteoglycan 4 isoform X2: MSLPRIRKVVASEDGPLARGSVAKASGDSVACTVHTDPEPLRSRSKNKIPKSVRYDLENALVSLCDVWFEEIKPHLVRNNIKLHVHGSTAGGDHERVPAPEPAPPSPTEPAAPGCSHLDPGAASDHHPRRSASSAGFCSTLPTASRARCARLHMPSRRRPLSPLLSVPQTPHECAQTQSHNCEEKKLERPRNRRRHRRSQAEAQPSPTRRVPRLCHTYRAQPAQPSPPSAPSQSRDHYFRFIVPRHVMKNKSTQTKPSSPSVSRGCQYRAPNTPRSPLPRGTNSRSRAPAVCSPRSPHVRSPVVHSPVIRCEISSRSNPRNLSSHNPDPNPGPRKQGSFSPSRPTLAPTSPECATAKPSLPRIDVCRLKRPERTVAEDLPLFQDVRI; the protein is encoded by the exons ATGTCACTGCCACGGATACGTAAAGTGGTCGCCAGCGAAGACGGACCACTCGCTCGTGGTTCCGTCGCCAAGGCGTCCGGTGACTCCGTCGCATGCACTGTCCACACAGACCCGGAACCGTTACGAAGCAggagcaaaaataaaatacccaaAAGTGTGCGCTACGATTTGGAGAACGCTTTAGTTAGT TTATGTGACGTGTGGTTTGAGGAGATCAAGCCGCACCTGGTCCGCAACAATATAAAGCTCCACGTGCACGGTAGCACCGCGGGCGGGGACCACGAGCGCGTGCCGGCGCCCGAGCCCGCGCCGCCGTCGCCCACCGAGCCCGCAGCGCCCGGCTGCTCTCACCTCGACCCAGGTGCTGCCTCCGAT CATCATCCGCGCCGGAGTGCGAGCTCTGCCGGCTTCTGCTCAACGCTGCCAACTGCATCGAGAGCGCGGTGTGCCAGGCTGCACATGCCCAGCCGTCGTCGCCCCCTGTCGCCGCTGCTATCAGTGCCACAGACTCCTCACGAATGCGCACAG ACTCAATCGCACAATTGTGAAGAGAAGAAGCTGGAGCGGCCACGCAACCGTAGGAGACATCGCAGATCCCAGGCCGAGGCCCAGCCCTCACCGACCCGGCGCGTGCCCAGGCTGTGCCACACGTACCGCGCGCAGCCCGCGCAGCCATCGCCGCCCTCGGCACCGTCGCAGTCTCGCGACCATTAT tTTCGATTTATCGTGCCACGTCACGTGATGAAGAATAAGAGCACTCAAACAAAGCCATCGTCACCAAGCGTGAGCAGAGGGTGTCAGTATAGGGCTCCGAACACGCCCCGGAGCCCGCTGCCGCGAGGTACAAACTCGCGGAGCCGCGCACCGGCCGTCTGCTCGCCACGCAGCCCCCATGTTCGCAGCCCTGTTGTTCACAGCCCTGTCATTCGCTGCGAAATCTCAAGCCGCTCTAATCCGCGCAATTTAAGTTCACACAACCCAGATCCCAATCCAGGCCCACGCAAACAAGGCTCCTTCAGCCCCAGTAGGCCCACTCTCGCGCCGACCAGCCCTGAGTGTGCCACTGCCAAGCCGTCTCTGCCGCGAATTGATGTCTGTCGACTGAAGCGGCCAGAACGAACTGTCGCAGAGGATCTTCCCTTGTTCCAGGATGTAAG GATTTAA